Below is a window of bacterium DNA.
ACTCGCCGGCCAACCGGCAGGTGGCCAGGAGTTGGGCTTGTTGCTCATGGCCGGATTGGGATTGTCTTCCGAGATATTGAAATAACCGAAGACCGGATAGAGGCCCCATTCGACGTTGCCGTCGGGACTCGTATCCATGTATTCGCGGTAACTGCCCTGGCAGAAATAGAGGGTGTCGAGATCCTTACGGGTGCGGATCTGGTTGATGTCCGTCACCGGGATGGAGTCCTTTTCCACATAAACCCGGGCGCCAAAGAGGCAGCAGATGCCATCGGTCATCTTGGAGCCGCTGTAATCGTTGGGCCAGTGCGAAACCCAATAGCCAAGGTTGCAGCAATCCGAGAGCTCCGTTGTATTGCGGAAAAAGAGGAGCACATTATTGCCGTTCATTATGCCGGTTCTTTCCGCTTCCTTGTCGCCGGCCGGATCATCAGGACCCTCATATTGCTTGCCATATTGGGCCCATACGCCGCTTGCCAAGCCTGCCAGCAGGACGATAATAAAAAGCAGAGATACGATCCGTCTCATGCCATACTCTCCACGATAGTGACCGGTTAAAAGAGAAAACTCAGGGTATAGGTATGCATCCCGCCGAGGAGATCGACATTGCGGAAAGCATAATCGATCATCAAGCTCTGATTGCGCAGGTAGTCCAGGCGCATTCCGCCGCCAGCGGTCAGCCCGTAGTGTGAATCTGTCATAAAGGCCCCCTTGTAGCCGCCGCGAAGATAGAATTCACCGACGGCAGGGATAGCCAGGCTGTACTGGGCGCCGACATTCATGGATTCCGAATTGTTGTTGGCGTGCAGGAAATCCACCGCCACGGTCAGGCGATGACCGCCGCTGATCAGAGGATTAATGGAAGCGCCGATGCGCGCCACCAGGGGCAGTTCCCAGCCTTCGGTCTCGAACCGGGTCGGGATATAGGCGTAATTGCCGTTCTCGTCGGGATTGATGTCCACCGTCTCCTTGAGATCGATGCCATTGTAGGACATCTTCGTGCCGTAATTGCTGATGCTCATGCCGATATTCAATCCGTCACCGGGCTTGTCCGACCAGGCAAAAAAGGGCGTATTGACGATCGCGCCCAGATCCAACGCTACGGCGCCAGCACGCTCGTGCCAGATCCGCGAGGTGACATATTTGGCCGAGGCGCCGAAGGAGAACCACTGCGCCAGCTTGCGTCCGTAGGTCGCGCTGACCGCAATATCCTGACCGTCGAAGGTTTCGCCTGTGCCGGTCTGCATATCGGTGTTGGTCACCTTCTCCTCGCCATAGGAGGTCTGATAGAGGGTCAAGGCGATAGCACCCAGGCGATCGTTGGCAAAGGCCGCACTCACCGCGGAGGTATTGATGTCGAGGATCCAGGGCTGGTAGTTGAGGATGACCTGATTGCGCTCCATGTAGCCCAGGCCAGCCGGATTCCAGTAGACCGAGCTGAGATCACGCCCCATGCTGACATAGGCGTCTCCCATAGCATTGCCGGCGCCGCCGAAGCCCATTTCGAGGAAATTGGCGGCCGTGGTGCCCACGCGCGAGTCGGATTGGGCATACAAAGGCGCAGCCAGCAGCAACAGGATCAAGGCAAATAAGGGGATATTTCGGCTGATCATGACTATTCTCCGCATAAGGTTTAGAACATGAACCCGACGCCCAGCTTGACCTCGCGCGGGGCGGAGTACATCGCCGGATTTTGATACTGGTCTTCGATCGTGTTGAAATTGGAACGGAACGAGAGGTACTGGGCCGGGTAGATGATCGTCTCATAGGCATGGCCGGTGTAGCCGTATACATACATCTCGTTGCGGGTATCGAAGAGATTGCGAACATAGGCAAAAAGACGCAGCTTGGCGGAGCCCTGGAGCAGGATGTCATACTGCCCCTGCAGATCGAAATTCACGTTGGCCGGCTTCTTGCCGTTGTTGGGAAGCAGACTCTGCCGCGCCAACCGGCTGGTCGGAATTGGCGTGTAATCATAGGGGAATCCCGAATTGAAGGCACCCGTCACACTGACCGAGAGGTTGCGCCGGTTGAGGCCGATGGTTGTGTTGAGGGTATGGCGCTGATCCCAGCTCATGGGGATCAGCTTCGGGACGGGGTCGATGTTGACCGCCAGGCGGCTGTAGGTGGAGCTGGGATTGTCCGCATTGCCACGCGTATATTGCAGCGTATAGTTGAGATTGGCGAATAGCGGCCCTGACTGGTAGTCGAACTTGAGCTCCAGGCCCTTGGTGTTGCCGTAATCCTTGTTGTCGTAAACGCCGTAACGGGTCTCGTTGTAGGTGGTCCAGACCACGGCGCTCTGCAAATCGTAGATATCGCTGTAGTAGACCGAAACATCCATCCCCAGTCCAGGCATCAGTTGCTGCCAGAGGCCCATCTCATACTTGACCGTCTTCTGGGCTTTCATCAGGGGATTGCCATGAGTCGTGCCAAAATCGGTGGTCGGTACGATGAACCGATAGTTGGTATAGAGCGAGTACATCGGCGGCATCTGGAAAAAGTGGCCGTAACTGAAATGCAGTACGGCCGCGCTGCCCAGGGTGTAGGAGAGCCCGAAACGCGGGCTGAGCTGGGTTTGCGCCGGTGCCTTGATCATATGCGACATCATGTTTGGATCTTCATAGAGCCCCTGGTTCGAGGGATTACGGCGGTTGGAGGGGTAGAAGGTGTTGGAATTAAAGTAATCATAACGCAAGCCGAAGTTCATCACCAGGCTCTCGTATTCCATCTTGTCCTGGATGTAAAGCGAATAGTCCCAGGGCTGCTTGATATAGCGGTCCATGG
It encodes the following:
- a CDS encoding PorV/PorQ family protein, with translation MISRNIPLFALILLLLAAPLYAQSDSRVGTTAANFLEMGFGGAGNAMGDAYVSMGRDLSSVYWNPAGLGYMERNQVILNYQPWILDINTSAVSAAFANDRLGAIALTLYQTSYGEEKVTNTDMQTGTGETFDGQDIAVSATYGRKLAQWFSFGASAKYVTSRIWHERAGAVALDLGAIVNTPFFAWSDKPGDGLNIGMSISNYGTKMSYNGIDLKETVDINPDENGNYAYIPTRFETEGWELPLVARIGASINPLISGGHRLTVAVDFLHANNNSESMNVGAQYSLAIPAVGEFYLRGGYKGAFMTDSHYGLTAGGGMRLDYLRNQSLMIDYAFRNVDLLGGMHTYTLSFLF